Proteins from a single region of Deinococcus aquaedulcis:
- a CDS encoding FAD-dependent oxidoreductase — MRIVIVGGVAAGMSAASRAQRHNPRAEVVVFERGEVVSYGACGLPYVLGGQVKGFDDLIARTPEQLRARGIGVRLRHDVTGVDAKAGTVTVTDRASGRSAAEPYDRLLIATGVSPVRPDWARTPLKGVHVLRDIPDGQALDASLQGARRACIVGGGYIGLELAEALRARGLSVVLLEQAPEVAGRMLDRPLQQQVRAEVERGGVDVRCSVTVQGLTGQNRVSGVQTDHGRVRADVVVVAVGVRPNVELARAAGARLGRSGAVAVNLRQETSVAGVYAAGDNTEALHRVTRRRVHIPLGLTANRMGRVAGVNMAGGEARFPGVVGTGIFKTFELGVARTGLTQTEAEALGIKAVSVDVQSTDYAGYHKAARPIHVRLTGEQGTGRLLGAQLLAQNHESVKRVDVVAALLHTRGTVQQLSEADLAYAPPFSGVWDVLLVAADRLGRAL, encoded by the coding sequence ATGCGCATTGTGATCGTGGGCGGCGTGGCCGCCGGAATGAGTGCGGCCAGCCGCGCGCAGCGCCACAACCCCCGGGCCGAGGTGGTGGTCTTTGAGCGCGGCGAGGTGGTCAGCTACGGCGCGTGTGGTCTGCCCTACGTGCTGGGCGGGCAGGTCAAAGGCTTTGACGACCTGATCGCCCGCACCCCGGAGCAGTTGCGCGCCCGGGGCATTGGCGTGCGCCTGCGTCACGACGTGACGGGCGTGGATGCGAAGGCCGGCACCGTCACCGTCACGGACCGCGCGTCCGGGCGCAGCGCGGCCGAGCCCTACGACCGCCTTCTGATCGCCACCGGGGTCTCCCCTGTCCGGCCTGACTGGGCCCGGACCCCACTGAAAGGCGTGCATGTGCTGCGCGACATTCCAGACGGGCAGGCGCTGGACGCCAGCCTGCAGGGGGCGCGGCGGGCCTGCATCGTGGGCGGCGGCTACATTGGCCTGGAACTGGCCGAGGCCCTGCGGGCCCGGGGCCTGAGCGTGGTGCTGCTGGAACAGGCGCCAGAGGTGGCCGGGCGCATGCTGGACCGGCCCCTGCAGCAGCAGGTGCGCGCCGAGGTGGAACGCGGCGGCGTGGACGTGCGCTGCAGCGTGACGGTGCAGGGCCTGACCGGCCAGAACCGCGTGAGTGGCGTGCAGACCGACCACGGGCGGGTGCGCGCCGACGTGGTGGTGGTGGCCGTGGGCGTGCGCCCCAACGTCGAACTGGCCCGCGCGGCCGGGGCCCGGCTGGGCCGCAGCGGCGCCGTGGCGGTCAACCTGCGCCAGGAAACCAGTGTGGCGGGCGTGTACGCCGCTGGCGACAATACCGAAGCCCTGCACCGCGTCACCCGGCGCCGGGTGCACATCCCCCTGGGCCTGACCGCCAACCGCATGGGCCGGGTGGCCGGGGTGAACATGGCGGGCGGCGAGGCCCGCTTTCCCGGCGTGGTGGGCACCGGCATCTTCAAGACCTTTGAACTGGGCGTGGCCCGCACCGGCCTGACCCAGACCGAGGCCGAAGCCCTGGGCATCAAGGCTGTGAGCGTGGACGTGCAAAGCACCGATTACGCCGGCTACCACAAGGCCGCCCGCCCCATTCATGTGCGCCTGACCGGCGAGCAGGGTACCGGCCGCCTGCTGGGCGCGCAGCTGCTGGCCCAGAACCACGAGAGCGTGAAACGCGTGGATGTGGTCGCCGCGCTGCTGCACACGCGGGGCACGGTGCAGCAGCTTTCTGAAGCCGATCTGGCCTATGCCCCGCCTTTCAGTGGGGTGTGGGACGTGCTGCT
- a CDS encoding CAP domain-containing protein, whose protein sequence is MPRPAARLTLPLWGALTLVALAGAQTAGPAAPPPLEARLAPDALVADSEVFARLVEADFAACGQSAVRDEALDAVAGRVLRGFPLKGELQASHYPAKRFSSFLLPKLGKVKAVAGALANQCGHRVGFTRYGVSVQDGRAALVYVQPALIETADPQGWLNRFLVLTNEARRQGQRCGQQLFAPAPPLVWNDALARAAQTQVDDMIRLNFRGHVNPVTGSEPPQRALESGFTGQAVGENAAYNVLTPEEALQALLDSPGHCTVLMKPEWQSFGAGMGNGTPQTTFATYWVQTFGR, encoded by the coding sequence ATGCCCCGCCCTGCCGCCCGCCTGACGCTGCCCCTATGGGGTGCCCTGACCCTGGTGGCCCTGGCCGGCGCGCAGACAGCTGGGCCAGCAGCGCCTCCCCCGCTGGAGGCTCGACTGGCCCCGGACGCGCTGGTTGCCGACAGCGAGGTTTTTGCCCGGCTGGTGGAGGCAGATTTTGCCGCCTGCGGGCAGAGTGCCGTGCGTGACGAGGCGCTGGACGCGGTGGCCGGGCGGGTGCTGCGCGGCTTTCCCCTGAAGGGCGAACTGCAGGCCAGCCACTACCCGGCCAAGCGCTTCAGTTCCTTTCTGCTGCCCAAGCTGGGCAAGGTCAAGGCGGTGGCCGGCGCGCTGGCGAACCAGTGCGGGCACCGCGTGGGCTTTACCCGCTACGGCGTCTCGGTGCAGGACGGGCGCGCGGCCCTGGTGTACGTGCAGCCTGCCCTGATCGAGACCGCCGATCCTCAGGGATGGCTGAACCGCTTTCTGGTGCTGACCAACGAGGCCCGGCGTCAGGGGCAGCGCTGCGGCCAGCAGCTGTTTGCCCCGGCTCCGCCCCTGGTGTGGAACGACGCCCTGGCCCGCGCCGCCCAGACCCAGGTGGACGACATGATCCGGCTGAACTTTCGCGGCCATGTGAACCCCGTAACTGGCAGCGAGCCGCCCCAGCGGGCCCTGGAGAGCGGGTTCACTGGCCAGGCGGTGGGCGAGAATGCCGCCTACAACGTCCTGACCCCCGAAGAAGCCCTGCAGGCCCTGCTGGACAGCCCCGGTCACTGCACGGTCCTGATGAAGCCGGAGTGGCAGAGCTTTGGCGCCGGCATGGGCAACGGCACCCCGCAGACCACCTTTGCCACCTACTGGGTGCAGACCTTCGGGCGCTGA